A region of Bos javanicus breed banteng chromosome 17, ARS-OSU_banteng_1.0, whole genome shotgun sequence DNA encodes the following proteins:
- the MAB21L2 gene encoding protein mab-21-like 2 — MIAAQAKLVYQLNKYYTERCQARKAAIAKTIREVCKVVSDVLKEVEVQEPRFISSLSEIDARYEGLEVISPTEFEVVLYLNQMGVFNFVDDGSLPGCAVLKLSDGRKRSMSLWVEFITASGYLSARKIRSRFQTLVAQAVDKCSYRDVVKMIADTSEVKLRIRERYVVQITPAFKCTGIWPRSAAQWPMPHIPWPGPNRVAEVKAEGFNLLSKECYSLTGKQSSAESDAWVLQFGEAENRLLMGGCRNKCLSVLKTLRDRHLELPGQPLNNYHMKTLLLYECEKHPRETDWDEACLGDRLNGILLQLISCLQCRRCPHYFLPNLDLFQGKPHSALESAAKQTWRLAREILTNPKSLDKL, encoded by the coding sequence GGCCATCGCCAAGACTATCCGAGAGGTCTGTAAGGTGGTCTCGGACGTGCTCAAGGAGGTGGAGGTGCAGGAGCCTCGCTTCATCAGCTCCCTGAGCGAGATCGATGCCCGCTACGAGGGTCTGGAGGTCATCTCGCCCACGGAATTCGAGGTGGTGCTCTACCTAAACCAGATGGGCGTCTTCAACTTCGTGGACGACGGCTCGCTGCCAGGCTGCGCGGTGCTCAAACTGAGCGATGGGCGGAAGCGGAGCATGTCTCTCTGGGTCGAGTTCATCACGGCGTCCGGCTACCTCTCGGCACGCAAGATCCGCTCCCGTTTCCAGacgctggtggctcaggcggtggACAAGTGCAGCTACCGGGATGTGGTCAAGATGATCGCGGATACCAGCGAGGTCAAGTTGCGCATCAGGGAGCGCTATGTGGTGCAAATCACTCCAGCGTTCAAGTGCACCGGTATCTGGCCCCGCAGCGCGGCACAGTGGCCGATGCCCCACATCCCCTGGCCTGGCCCCAATCGGGTGGCGGAGGTCAAGGCCGAAGGGTTCAACTTGCTCTCTAAGGAGTGCTACTCGCTGACCGGCAAGCAGAGCTCCGCCGAGAGCGACGCCTGGGTGCTCCAGTTTGGGGAGGCTGAAAACCGTCTGCTGATGGGCGGCTGCCGAAACAAGTGTCTCTCGGTGCTGAAGACGCTGCGGGACCGCCACCTGGAGCTGCCGGGCCAGCCGCTCAACAACTACCACATGAAGACGCTGCTGCTGTACGAGTGCGAGAAGCACCCGCGGGAGACGGACTGGGACGAGGCGTGCCTCGGGGACCGGCTCAACGGCATCCTGCTGCAGCTCATCTCCTGCCTGCAGTGCCGCCGCTGCCCCCACTACTTTCTGCCCAACCTCGACCTTTTCCAGGGCAAGCCCCACTCGGCCCTGGAGAGCGCTGCCAAGCAGACCTGGAGGTTGGCCAGGGAAATTCTCACCAATCCCAAAAGCCTGGACAAACTATAG